CCACCCAGCCATTTATGTACAGTGATTAATTAAAATATTCAATAAGTAAAATGTCAAGACTATTTTTAAAGTAAATACTTATTCTCTTGAATAGCAAAAAGTGCACTATACTAGGAGGTGTTTAAAGTCTTTTAATAGCATCATTAGTTATAAAAGAGCTGCTTTAAGATTTTCTTAAAGACTTTCTTCACATCTCTGTTTCGTAAAGTATATATGAAAGGGTTAATCATAGGGGTAAAAGCTGTGTACATGAATGCAAGGTATTTATCATAATTAGTGCCTTCTGGTTTGACATACACAATGATGGCTGTTCCAAAAAAAAGGCTAGCTACAATTAGGTGAGATGTACAAGTAGAAAAAGCTTTTTGCTTGCCCTCATCACTCCGAATCTTAGAAATAGTTGTAATGATATGGCCGTATAATCCTATGATTAGCAGAAAAGGTACAACAACATCGAATACAGCTGCAGCACTTGTAGACACACTGCTTGCAAAAGAATCAGAACATGTCAACTTTTGCAGTGGAGCCAGGTCACAAAAAAAGTGGTCAATTATATTAGGACCACAAAATTCCAAATGTGCCGTAAGGATGGCAGGGATCAAAACAATACCAAATCCAATAATCCATGGAAAGATGGCTAGTCCAGTACAAAAAACACGGGTCATTATTGTCGAATAGCGTAAAGGATTATTGATAGCTAGATGTCGGTCAAAGACCATTACAGCAAGAAGATAGCATTCAGTCACACCCAAAGAGTTAAAGACATACATTTGGGTAAAGCAACCACTGAATGAAATCACGTTATTTGCAACTGCTAGATTAGCTAACAGTTTTGGAACTGTAACAGATACAAACATAACCTCTAAAGCAGAGAATACGCTAATGAATAGGTACATAGGGGTGTGAAGCAAAGGTTCTGAGTTAACAAGAGCAATGATGGAGATGTTACCCACAATACATGTAACATAGGTGAATAAAAACACAACGAATAATACGTGTTGTAACTGATGCAAATCAGAAAATGCCAAAAGAATAAAATTAGTTACTAATGTCTTGTTCATTTCTAATATTCATTaagaaaaatacctgtaaaaaatgATTAGGTCCTTGTTAAGcaacaaaataaaaagtttaaattgCAGACATTTCATTTAAACATTAGGACCCCTAACATGTCATATCTATAGACTTGCAATCAGCAAAATGTATTCTTCCTGCTGGTTAAAAAGCTGTATATTTGACTCATCAGGGGGGAGtgtcagagagaccactgcttccagacagatagcaagggtccttctctgaaGCATGATGACCAAGGACAGGTTTTTCTACTTGACCTGTGACtgctttctaaaagaaaaaaactgtaagaCTGTATACATTTTTTGACAGATAATGTATGCATTTAGTAGATTAGAACTGAAGGGTTTATTtgggctttaaagaggaactgaactctggatACTGTGCCAAATAAAGGCAGGCAGAGGGCATAGAACTAGTTACCAATACTACCTGTGGTCTCCCTAAagctgatctttccccattactgatTTACCATGCCTAATTGTGCACTCTGCTTCTGtttggaggtggccatcttggtagacaCATGGTTTTGCTTCCTCATGTTTGTGCCTCCagcaagaacagtgagcagcacaggagTCATGCCACCAAATCTCATTCCAAATCTAGTAAGATTGGCagccagaggcagcagtgccttatatCTTACACTGTAGGCACAAAATTACTTAGGCACACTCAAATACCAGAAATGTAATTCTATACAAAAGGTAAATTTTCATGCTACTGTTTATGCATAATCAGGGTCTCCATTAGAGATCCCTGAGTCCCCCGCAGTCTGATGGCTCCCCCGGCAGACAGCAGCCCCTGTAGATCGTTTTTATCCTGGGGGAGTTCAGCTTTTTTAAATGATAGTTTTTCTAGCTGACATCACAGTGTCTGAAATAAATTTGGAAGCTTTCTTGGCCAGAGGTAAAACGTTGGAACAATGTAGGAGGCTTTGTAACCTTTATCCCCCCCTCATATCTATGTCCTAACCTGATGGGCCTGGGCTTGAGAACCCCTGTTGACCCAATGGAGTCTGGGCATGGTGTGCTTTGTTTTGCATTTTAATAAACTACTATATATTGTTGGGTGTCTAGTGTACCCCTGTGCCTTTGAGGAGGATTGGGCTCtatccaggcatacctgccctcaatctatccattatcataggcgtgcccacggggtgtgccgggtgtgcccaggcacaccctaatcgccacaCACGCATATCACTCTGTGTGGTGGTGTcgggctttttttttcagccggaactacCTCAGGTACTGCCCTGCACTTGCTGTGTTCTCCTGTCatctgtaaacacagaagcgagGTTTCTGTCAACAAATGACAGCGCTCCTCTCCCGGCGGCTGCCTGCACTGAACCCTTCACGTTCCCTGTCCCATGTCAGCGATAGCAGAAGATTGGGATGGGGTTGTGCACAGCAACGCTAGCCCGGCAGCAGCACCTTGTGAAGCCTGTGTCCTCCCTGCAGCCCGAACTCTCCTATGGAAcatggccggatctaggggggtgctggggtgggttaggcacccccagatttcagttgcgcCCCCAGGCAATTCCTCTCTCTAATGGATGCTCTGTCCAGGCAGGCTTTCACATCGTCGATATCAGCAGAAGCTAGAACTACAGCAGCTATCACTCACAATGCCCAGCTTTCAGCCAGCACACTCCCCCTACCGCCACCCCTCTGCTCCATGAACGTAGGAGAAGCGAGGGTTCAGTCTGCTCCGCCTCCTTCTGCTCCTATCTCtttgtctgccccgcccacatcgAAATCCCCGTGTGTGCAGCCAGTGCTGTGTGCCTGAGAAAGGGATGTGTGAGCGGGAGATTGGAACTACAGCAGCTTCAGCTAGATTGTGGCTGCATGAATGATGCCTTAGCCTGCAGAGACCAACCTATGATGAGTGAGTATTTCACTGAACtctccccatctgtctcccccctccccccatctgtctccctcctcccctatctatctgtctccctcctcccccatctgtctccctcctcccctatctgtcccatctgtctcccctccccccatctgtctccctcctcccctatctgtcccatctgtctcccccctcccccatctgtctcccccctccccatctatctccctcctcccctatctgtcccatctgtctcccctctcctcccctatctgtccccccttctccacatCGCCCCCCTTCTCCCCATCTGTCACCCTCCTTCCCTATCTGTCCCATCTGTTTCCCCTCGcctcccctatctgtccccccttctccacatTGCCCCCCTTCTCCACATCACCCCCTTCTCCCCATCTGTCtccctcctcccctatctgtcccatctgtctcccctctcctcccctatctgtccccccttctccacatcaccccccttctccccatctgtctccctcctcccctatctgtcccatctgtctcccc
This Aquarana catesbeiana isolate 2022-GZ linkage group LG13, ASM4218655v1, whole genome shotgun sequence DNA region includes the following protein-coding sequences:
- the LOC141116577 gene encoding olfactory receptor 2B6-like produces the protein MNKTLVTNFILLAFSDLHQLQHVLFVVFLFTYVTCIVGNISIIALVNSEPLLHTPMYLFISVFSALEVMFVSVTVPKLLANLAVANNVISFSGCFTQMYVFNSLGVTECYLLAVMVFDRHLAINNPLRYSTIMTRVFCTGLAIFPWIIGFGIVLIPAILTAHLEFCGPNIIDHFFCDLAPLQKLTCSDSFASSVSTSAAAVFDVVVPFLLIIGLYGHIITTISKIRSDEGKQKAFSTCTSHLIVASLFFGTAIIVYVKPEGTNYDKYLAFMYTAFTPMINPFIYTLRNRDVKKVFKKILKQLFYN